The Candidatus Desulfofervidus auxilii genome has a segment encoding these proteins:
- a CDS encoding aldo/keto reductase codes for MYYRMLKGTNLKVSEIGLGTWVLGGWLWSGIDEKEAINTVKEAIESGINLIDTAPVYGFGKSEEIVGKGIKGFDREKIIIATKVGLEWDENERIKRNSSRKRILKEIEDSLKRLDIEYIDIYQIHWPDKKTPFKETMETMMELKEKGLIKYIGVSNFSVEQMEECKKYGEFNILQPPYNFFEREIQNEILPYCIRNNIGILAYGALCRGLLTGKFKGDETFGENDIRHFDPKFQGGTFKKYAELVKKLDEIAQSIGKRVSHLAIRWLLQQNGVDVALVGMRNRKQLKENLKATDFVLEKSIIEKMEKIFKESNVPILSPKFMAPPD; via the coding sequence ATGTATTATAGGATGTTAAAAGGAACAAATTTAAAAGTATCTGAAATTGGTTTAGGAACGTGGGTTTTAGGAGGTTGGCTTTGGAGTGGAATAGATGAAAAAGAAGCTATAAATACAGTAAAAGAAGCAATAGAATCAGGTATAAATCTTATAGATACTGCTCCTGTTTATGGATTTGGTAAATCAGAAGAAATTGTAGGCAAAGGAATAAAAGGTTTTGATAGAGAGAAGATAATCATTGCTACAAAAGTAGGGCTTGAATGGGATGAAAATGAGAGAATTAAAAGGAATTCTTCAAGAAAAAGGATACTTAAAGAAATAGAAGATTCTTTAAAAAGATTAGATATTGAATATATTGATATTTACCAAATTCATTGGCCTGACAAAAAGACTCCTTTTAAAGAAACAATGGAAACCATGATGGAGTTAAAAGAAAAGGGACTTATAAAATATATTGGAGTAAGCAATTTTTCTGTTGAACAGATGGAAGAATGTAAAAAATATGGAGAATTTAATATCTTACAGCCACCTTATAATTTCTTTGAAAGAGAGATACAGAATGAAATTTTGCCCTATTGTATTAGAAATAATATAGGCATTTTAGCTTATGGCGCACTTTGTCGAGGTCTTTTAACTGGCAAATTTAAAGGGGATGAAACATTTGGGGAAAATGATATAAGGCATTTTGACCCAAAATTTCAAGGAGGTACATTTAAAAAATATGCAGAATTGGTTAAAAAGCTTGATGAAATTGCGCAATCTATAGGAAAGAGAGTGAGCCATTTAGCAATAAGATGGCTTTTGCAACAAAACGGTGTAGATGTAGCTTTAGTAGGAATGCGGAATAGAAAACAACTTAAAGAGAATCTTAAAGCTACAGATTTTGTTTTAGAAAAATCTATTATAGAAAAGATGGAAAAAATATTTAAAGAATCAAATGTGCCTATATTAAGCCCAAAATTTATGGCACCGCCAGATTAA
- a CDS encoding AAA family ATPase has translation MYKHFYGFTKDPFNLTPDPDFLYLTESYREALAQLIYGVRGKKGLILLTGEVGVGKTTILKSFLNYLKHTGGLSAFIFNSILEPIEFFHLVCEGLGLSRPNNKADFLISLNKFLTQCLEEQKAVVIVVDEAHNLSPLLLEEIRLLLNLETNNQKLLQIVLCGQPELWEKLNTPKLRQLRQRIALRFILNPLNRKETENYIKTRLIKAGGKSNIFNAQAIDRIYTYSKGIPRIINIICDHALIEGYATDKKIIGADIIEQVVKDMAIRDLL, from the coding sequence ATGTACAAGCATTTTTATGGTTTTACTAAAGACCCATTTAATCTTACGCCTGACCCTGATTTTCTTTATCTTACAGAATCTTATCGTGAAGCATTAGCTCAATTGATTTATGGTGTAAGAGGGAAAAAAGGGCTTATTCTTCTTACCGGTGAAGTAGGTGTTGGGAAAACTACAATTTTAAAGTCATTTTTAAATTATCTAAAACATACTGGAGGTCTTTCTGCTTTTATTTTTAATTCTATTTTAGAACCAATTGAATTCTTTCATTTGGTTTGTGAAGGACTAGGATTATCTAGACCTAATAATAAAGCAGATTTTCTTATATCCTTAAATAAATTTTTAACTCAATGTTTAGAAGAACAAAAAGCAGTAGTCATTGTTGTTGATGAAGCGCATAATTTAAGTCCACTCCTTTTAGAGGAAATCAGACTTTTACTTAATTTAGAGACAAATAATCAAAAACTTCTTCAAATTGTCCTCTGTGGTCAACCTGAGCTTTGGGAAAAATTAAATACACCAAAATTGAGACAACTGCGTCAACGTATAGCCTTAAGATTTATCCTTAATCCACTTAATCGAAAAGAAACTGAAAATTATATCAAAACCAGACTTATCAAAGCTGGTGGGAAAAGCAATATATTTAATGCACAAGCAATTGACAGAATTTATACTTATTCCAAAGGTATACCAAGGATAATAAACATTATTTGTGATCATGCCTTAATCGAAGGCTATGCAACTGACAAAAAGATTATTGGAGCAGATATAATTGAGCAAGTTGTTAAAGACATGGCAATCCGCGATTTGTTATAA
- a CDS encoding (4Fe-4S)-binding protein, whose amino-acid sequence MERIRIDHTKCTGCRYCELACSLNHLSTAFNPKKARIRVLKEGKRFFPVISGPHTEAACNIKVDLVIGEKVYDFCDLCRAACPYKGVFKDPVTEIPLQCDFCGIDAPGPACVKWCPSGALTLVEVPSYY is encoded by the coding sequence ATGGAAAGAATTCGTATAGATCATACAAAGTGTACTGGTTGTCGTTATTGTGAATTAGCTTGTTCTCTTAATCATCTATCAACTGCTTTTAATCCAAAAAAAGCAAGGATTCGAGTATTGAAAGAAGGTAAAAGATTCTTCCCAGTAATTTCTGGTCCTCACACTGAAGCAGCTTGTAATATTAAAGTAGACTTAGTAATTGGTGAAAAAGTTTATGATTTTTGTGATCTCTGTCGTGCTGCTTGTCCTTATAAAGGGGTGTTTAAAGACCCAGTAACAGAGATTCCATTACAATGTGATTTTTGTGGAATAGATGCCCCTGGGCCTGCTTGTGTAAAGTGGTGTCCCAGTGGGGCATTAACATTAGTAGAAGTTCCATCTTATTATTAA